The proteins below come from a single Serratia fonticola genomic window:
- the asnC gene encoding transcriptional regulator AsnC encodes MAEIYQIDNLDRGILNALMENARMPYAELAKNFAVSPGTIHVRVEKMKQAGIITGTRVDVNPKQLGYDVCCFIGIILKSAKDYPSALKKLESLDEVVEAYYTTGHYSVFIKVMCRSIDALQQVLINKIQTIDEIQSTETLISLQNPIMRTITP; translated from the coding sequence ATGGCAGAAATTTATCAGATCGATAATCTCGATCGCGGCATCCTCAACGCATTAATGGAGAATGCCCGCATGCCTTACGCCGAACTGGCGAAGAATTTTGCCGTCAGCCCCGGCACCATTCATGTGCGGGTGGAGAAGATGAAGCAGGCCGGGATCATCACCGGAACGCGGGTTGATGTGAACCCAAAACAGCTGGGCTACGACGTCTGCTGCTTTATCGGCATCATATTGAAGAGTGCCAAGGACTACCCTTCGGCGCTGAAAAAGCTCGAAAGCCTGGATGAAGTGGTGGAAGCCTATTACACCACCGGCCACTACAGCGTGTTTATCAAGGTGATGTGCCGCTCGATCGATGCGCTGCAACAGGTACTGATCAACAAAATCCAGACCATCGACGAGATCCAGTCAACGGAGACGCTGATCTCGTTGCAGAATCCTATCATGCGTACCATTACGCCTTAA